Proteins encoded by one window of Lutibacter sp. A64:
- a CDS encoding glycosyltransferase family 4 protein gives MIKLLYITNAINGSGGLERVLAVKASYLADTLGYKVHILTLNNGDKSPFYKFSTKIKFIDIKVGGNALNYFLQYKKGIKNALKALKPDVISVCDDGLKGMLFPIFFGKKIPVIYERHVSKQIENRADSISFVQRLKTRLKFGLMNFGASQFHKFVVLTNGNLKEWNLNNLVVIPNPLPFTNEAQSLLTNKKVLVVGKQSYQKGYDRLLDIWSLVSKKFPDWSIDVYGKLDSNLKLEEKAEVLEISNTIHFYPPVKDIQAKYKEASIYVMSSRFEGFGMVLIEAMSFGVPCVAFDCPHGPADIITHTEDGFLIENDNINGFANVLINLIENETLRKRMGFQAKENVKRYTPDNIIPLWDTLFKSLVK, from the coding sequence ATGATAAAACTACTCTACATTACAAATGCAATTAATGGCTCAGGAGGCTTAGAGCGTGTACTGGCGGTAAAAGCAAGTTATTTAGCGGATACATTAGGGTATAAAGTGCATATTTTAACTTTAAATAATGGTGACAAATCTCCATTTTATAAGTTTAGTACAAAAATTAAGTTTATTGATATTAAAGTAGGTGGCAATGCTCTCAATTATTTTTTACAATATAAAAAAGGGATTAAAAATGCGTTAAAAGCACTAAAACCAGATGTTATTTCGGTCTGTGATGATGGTTTAAAAGGAATGCTGTTTCCAATATTCTTTGGAAAAAAAATACCGGTTATTTATGAACGCCATGTTTCTAAGCAAATTGAAAATAGAGCAGATTCAATTTCGTTTGTTCAACGTTTAAAAACAAGATTAAAGTTTGGTCTAATGAATTTTGGAGCAAGCCAATTTCATAAATTTGTAGTATTAACCAATGGAAATTTAAAAGAATGGAATTTAAATAATTTAGTAGTAATTCCAAACCCATTACCTTTTACTAATGAAGCACAATCTTTACTTACTAATAAAAAAGTATTGGTTGTTGGCAAGCAATCCTATCAAAAAGGGTATGACAGGTTATTAGATATTTGGAGTTTGGTATCTAAGAAATTTCCAGATTGGAGCATAGACGTTTATGGAAAATTAGATTCAAACTTAAAACTAGAGGAAAAAGCGGAAGTATTAGAAATTTCGAATACAATACATTTTTACCCACCAGTTAAGGATATACAAGCAAAGTATAAAGAAGCTTCTATATATGTAATGTCTTCACGTTTTGAAGGTTTTGGTATGGTATTGATAGAAGCTATGAGTTTTGGAGTGCCCTGTGTTGCGTTTGACTGTCCACACGGACCTGCAGATATTATAACTCATACTGAAGATGGTTTTTTGATTGAAAATGATAATATTAATGGTTTTGCAAATGTGTTAATTAACCTTATTGAAAATGAAACCTTGCGTAAACGTATGGGGTTTCAAGCGAAAGAAAATGTAAAGCGATATACCCCTGATAATATTATACCTTTGTGGGATACCTTATTTAAAAGCTTAGTAAAATAG
- a CDS encoding glycosyltransferase family 1 protein: MKVIRVLQVFTIMNRGGAESMIMNYYRNIDRTKVQFDFLVHRIERGAFDDEIESLGGNIFRMLPITLKGLKVYQNELELFFKKHNEYTIVHSHLNALSKYVLRMAMEFGINTRIAHSHIALAKFSYQSFFKSDISFKEKFKILLKSYIKKSITKYATHYFACGRDAGVWLFGKENIEKVIVINNAIDTSKFEFNKYKSIENKESLGLKDKIVVGHIGRFNLQKNHDFLIDVFKEINKINSNSVLLLIGEGDLKETLIKKVKRLKLDDSVCFLGIQSDIPFYLQAMDVFLFPSLYEGLPVTLIEAQASGLKIIASDTISQEAKLTSLVEFISLNQSAVFWAKKVLQYNTGYNREGQFESISNKGYDIKVNALSLQNFYRENI, encoded by the coding sequence ATGAAAGTAATTAGGGTTTTACAAGTATTTACAATAATGAACAGAGGTGGAGCAGAGTCTATGATAATGAATTATTATAGAAATATTGATAGAACTAAGGTTCAATTTGACTTTTTGGTACATAGAATAGAAAGAGGTGCTTTTGATGATGAAATAGAATCTTTAGGTGGTAATATTTTTAGAATGTTGCCTATTACTCTAAAAGGTTTGAAAGTTTATCAAAATGAATTGGAGTTGTTTTTTAAAAAACATAATGAGTATACGATTGTTCACTCTCATTTAAATGCTTTAAGTAAATATGTATTAAGAATGGCAATGGAGTTTGGAATTAATACGCGCATTGCACATAGCCATATTGCATTAGCAAAATTTAGTTATCAGTCTTTTTTTAAAAGTGATATTTCATTTAAAGAAAAATTTAAAATATTACTTAAGTCTTACATAAAGAAAAGTATTACTAAATATGCTACTCATTATTTTGCCTGTGGGAGGGATGCTGGAGTATGGCTTTTTGGAAAAGAAAATATTGAAAAAGTTATTGTTATCAATAATGCAATTGATACAAGTAAGTTTGAGTTTAATAAATATAAATCTATTGAAAATAAAGAATCTTTAGGGCTTAAGGATAAAATTGTTGTTGGTCATATTGGACGGTTTAACTTACAAAAGAATCATGATTTTTTAATAGATGTTTTTAAAGAAATTAATAAAATTAACTCAAATAGTGTTTTACTATTAATAGGAGAAGGGGATTTAAAAGAGACATTAATAAAAAAAGTAAAGAGGTTAAAACTTGATGATTCTGTTTGTTTTTTAGGGATTCAAAGTGATATTCCTTTTTATTTACAAGCTATGGATGTTTTTTTGTTTCCTTCACTTTATGAGGGATTACCAGTTACATTAATTGAAGCTCAAGCATCTGGTTTAAAAATAATTGCTTCAGATACTATTTCTCAAGAAGCTAAGCTAACAAGTTTGGTTGAATTTATTTCTTTAAATCAATCAGCTGTTTTTTGGGCTAAAAAAGTGTTACAATATAATACAGGTTATAATAGAGAAGGACAGTTTGAATCAATTTCAAATAAAGGATATGATATTAAGGTAAATGCCTTAAGTTTACAAAATTTTTATCGAGAAAATATATAA
- a CDS encoding ATP-grasp domain-containing protein, with protein MKIGIQSNPRGFAKKWIEYCDNQNINYQLIDVYSNNVIEQLKDCDALMWHTNHLSKKDYQVAKRLLTAVEHAGKVCFPSIKENWHYDDKVGQKYLLEAIDAPLIPSYVFYDKQEALEWAANTKWPKVFKLTGGAGSSNVKLIHSENEAKKIIRTSFRKGFIAFDQKKYFLEESLARYRQHKSLWRLLKSFRHLLKPLNKDWVNHIEKDYVYFQEFMPNNDYDLRLVVVNQERIFGLKRSNREGDFKASGSGNMDFLNNDVDTSILQLVLNVAKKLKMNSVAYDIVFDKNDKPVIIEITYAYSTSAYEKCPGYWDENLNWIKGQIGNYSSWMVDKVIEQVKNKK; from the coding sequence ATGAAAATAGGTATACAAAGTAATCCAAGAGGGTTTGCTAAGAAATGGATTGAATATTGTGACAATCAAAATATTAATTATCAATTAATAGATGTTTATAGTAATAATGTTATTGAGCAACTTAAAGACTGTGATGCTTTAATGTGGCATACTAACCATTTAAGTAAAAAAGATTATCAAGTAGCTAAGCGATTATTAACAGCTGTTGAGCATGCCGGAAAAGTATGCTTTCCGTCTATAAAAGAAAATTGGCATTACGATGATAAGGTTGGACAGAAATATTTGTTAGAGGCTATTGATGCACCTTTAATACCTTCCTATGTCTTTTATGATAAGCAAGAAGCTTTAGAATGGGCAGCTAATACTAAATGGCCAAAAGTTTTTAAACTTACTGGAGGAGCTGGTTCAAGTAATGTGAAGTTGATTCATAGTGAAAATGAGGCTAAAAAAATTATTCGAACTTCTTTTAGAAAGGGATTTATAGCATTTGATCAAAAAAAATACTTTTTAGAAGAAAGTTTAGCTAGGTATCGTCAACATAAGTCACTTTGGAGGTTACTTAAAAGCTTTCGTCATCTGTTAAAACCTTTAAATAAAGATTGGGTTAATCATATAGAAAAAGATTATGTGTATTTTCAAGAGTTTATGCCAAACAATGATTATGATTTAAGACTTGTTGTTGTTAATCAGGAAAGAATTTTTGGGTTAAAAAGATCTAATAGAGAGGGAGATTTTAAAGCATCAGGAAGTGGTAATATGGATTTTTTAAATAATGATGTTGATACATCAATATTACAACTTGTGCTTAATGTTGCAAAGAAGTTAAAAATGAATAGTGTAGCTTATGATATTGTCTTTGATAAAAATGATAAGCCTGTTATTATTGAAATTACATACGCCTATTCAACAAGTGCTTACGAGAAATGTCCAGGTTATTGGGATGAAAATTTAAATTGGATTAAAGGACAAATTGGAAACTATTCTTCCTGGATGGTTGATAAAGTAATTGAACAAGTTAAAAATAAAAAATGA
- a CDS encoding glycosyltransferase family 4 protein, producing the protein MKIVYSTDQIYLHGGIEKVLAQKLNYLVTLPDYQVYLITTEQKGKPFCYPISDKVLHYDLDINYIRTKSYFSLTNLKKVPTHLKRLKNKLRAINPDVLIVCNYAFDFYFIPFISGHIKTIKEFHASRYYYVKHLPKASLFKKIMHRINTGIEKKYTHIVVLNNDEQKYYNPDNLVVIPNASTQVKLNTIKRKKIILAAGRIAPVKQFDHLIKAWGLIAAQFPDWEVHIYGEGDQDLVNELKNLIKKEETPSIKLMGATNKLDAKMQAASLYAMTSATECFPMVLLESLACGLPVVSYDCPYGPRNIITNEEDGILVKHNNIEAFSVALAQLIKNSEKRKLMEQAALKNIARFNEHKVMEKWLKLFKIKAQ; encoded by the coding sequence ATGAAAATAGTTTATAGCACAGATCAAATATATTTACACGGCGGTATTGAAAAGGTATTGGCTCAAAAGTTAAATTATTTGGTAACATTGCCAGACTATCAGGTGTATTTAATTACAACTGAGCAAAAAGGGAAGCCTTTTTGTTATCCGATTTCAGATAAGGTACTACATTATGATTTGGATATAAATTATATACGTACAAAAAGTTATTTTAGTTTAACTAATCTTAAAAAGGTTCCTACACATTTAAAAAGATTAAAAAATAAGCTACGTGCAATTAACCCAGATGTGTTAATTGTTTGTAATTATGCTTTTGATTTTTACTTTATTCCTTTTATAAGTGGTCATATAAAAACAATAAAAGAGTTTCATGCTTCTCGATATTATTATGTAAAGCATTTACCAAAAGCTAGTTTGTTTAAAAAAATAATGCACAGAATTAATACGGGTATTGAAAAAAAATATACTCACATTGTTGTTTTAAATAACGATGAACAAAAATACTATAATCCTGATAATCTAGTAGTAATTCCAAATGCCTCAACACAGGTAAAATTAAATACTATTAAAAGGAAAAAGATTATTTTAGCCGCAGGTAGAATAGCACCGGTAAAACAATTTGACCATTTAATTAAGGCTTGGGGTTTAATTGCAGCTCAATTTCCAGATTGGGAAGTGCATATTTATGGGGAAGGAGATCAAGATTTGGTTAATGAATTAAAAAACTTAATTAAAAAGGAAGAAACACCTTCTATTAAATTAATGGGAGCAACTAATAAATTAGACGCTAAAATGCAAGCAGCCTCCTTGTATGCAATGACTTCCGCAACGGAATGTTTTCCAATGGTGTTGCTAGAATCTTTAGCCTGTGGCTTACCTGTAGTTTCATATGATTGCCCTTATGGTCCTAGAAATATAATAACGAATGAAGAAGATGGTATTTTAGTAAAGCATAATAATATTGAGGCTTTTTCGGTTGCACTCGCTCAATTAATCAAAAATTCTGAGAAAAGAAAATTGATGGAACAAGCCGCCTTAAAAAACATAGCACGTTTTAACGAACATAAAGTAATGGAAAAGTGGTTGAAATTATTTAAAATTAAAGCGCAATGA
- a CDS encoding acyltransferase, with the protein MIILKYLRKIINYLERKEFQELLKNLPIKVGNNVVFKKNPIIQLHPDAKLIIGNNATINSDNYGYHVNMHSPCKLMADISNAIIKIGDNTRFHGSCIHAYKRVEIGNNCLIAANCHIIDGNGHQASFDNIENRINTTGEVKEVVIEDNVWLGTGVVVLPGVTIGAGSIISANSVVHKDIPSMVIAGGNPIKIIKDLN; encoded by the coding sequence ATGATAATCTTAAAATATTTACGAAAAATAATTAATTATCTAGAAAGAAAAGAGTTTCAAGAGCTTTTAAAAAATCTACCAATTAAAGTTGGAAACAACGTAGTTTTTAAAAAGAATCCTATAATTCAACTTCATCCAGATGCGAAATTAATTATTGGGAATAATGCAACTATAAACTCTGACAATTATGGATATCACGTAAACATGCATTCACCTTGTAAGTTAATGGCAGATATATCTAATGCAATTATAAAAATAGGAGATAACACTCGGTTTCACGGGAGCTGTATACATGCTTATAAAAGAGTAGAAATTGGAAATAATTGTCTTATTGCTGCAAATTGTCATATAATTGATGGGAATGGGCATCAAGCTTCTTTTGATAACATTGAAAACAGAATTAATACTACTGGAGAAGTTAAAGAAGTTGTTATCGAAGACAATGTTTGGTTAGGTACAGGAGTTGTTGTTTTACCCGGAGTAACCATTGGTGCTGGGAGTATAATCTCTGCCAATAGTGTTGTACATAAAGACATCCCAAGTATGGTAATAGCAGGAGGTAATCCTATTAAAATTATTAAGGATTTAAACTAG
- a CDS encoding glycosyltransferase family 2 protein — MKLVTVFTPTYNRAFCLGQLYESLLKQTATNFCWLIIDDGSTDTTKELVATWIAEHKIEINYVFQENQGMHGAHNTAYSLITTELNVCVDSDDYMPNNAIELILNTWESVKHKNTIAGIVGLDCDTKNNSIGTKFPESVKETTLYDLYHKHGVLGDKKLVYKTEIVKKYPKYPIFSGENFVPLGYLYQLIDQDYKLITLNEVLCIVDYRQDGSSATIIKQYRLNPKGFAFSRKSRMLLATSFKDKFKNAIHYVSSSLFIKNKNFLKESPKKGSTVLAIPFGILLYYYIKFKTRAK; from the coding sequence ATGAAATTAGTAACCGTTTTTACCCCAACATATAATAGAGCATTTTGCTTAGGGCAATTGTATGAAAGTTTATTAAAACAAACAGCAACTAATTTTTGTTGGCTTATTATAGATGATGGTTCTACAGATACTACAAAAGAATTGGTGGCAACTTGGATTGCTGAACATAAAATTGAGATAAATTATGTTTTTCAAGAAAACCAAGGAATGCACGGGGCACATAATACAGCTTATAGTTTAATCACTACCGAGTTAAATGTATGTGTAGATTCGGATGATTATATGCCCAATAATGCCATTGAATTGATTTTAAATACATGGGAAAGCGTTAAACATAAAAATACTATTGCCGGGATTGTAGGTTTAGATTGTGACACCAAAAATAATAGTATAGGAACAAAATTTCCAGAGTCTGTTAAAGAAACAACACTTTACGATTTATATCACAAGCATGGAGTTTTGGGAGATAAAAAATTGGTATATAAAACTGAAATTGTAAAAAAATATCCTAAATACCCTATTTTTTCAGGAGAGAATTTTGTACCCTTAGGTTATTTATACCAACTAATTGATCAGGATTATAAATTAATAACTTTAAATGAAGTGCTTTGTATAGTAGATTATAGACAAGATGGGTCGAGTGCAACAATTATTAAACAATATAGATTAAACCCTAAAGGCTTTGCATTTTCAAGAAAAAGTAGAATGTTATTAGCTACTTCTTTTAAAGATAAATTTAAGAATGCTATTCATTATGTTTCGAGTTCTTTATTTATTAAAAATAAAAACTTTTTAAAAGAGTCTCCCAAAAAAGGAAGTACAGTATTAGCAATTCCTTTCGGTATACTATTATACTATTATATTAAGTTTAAAACAAGGGCAAAGTAG
- a CDS encoding EpsG family protein: protein MIFNSIIPLPYYTPLFYNVLLVIIILAFIRLQTNGYVIQNVNKKETASLVLLIVVTLYMGLRPISGRYFGDMRTYYNYFNQYATGADIRMSKDILWDLFMKLSSSIMSAQLFFLLCAVLYIVPLYSAVKKWFGVDKYFIFLMLLASFSFWSYGTNGIRNGIATSLFVLGVSYTNSKYWKYGFFVMAYFVHGSMLIPIAAYILTVFYKNSKHYLVGWLLSIPLSLVFGGAIESLIMSIGLGGERTGYLTMQGFEDQFSSTGFRWDFLLYSAAAVFAGYYFIIKRGFNDTVYMQLFNMYVTANAFWILVIRAAFSNRFAYLSWFLMAIVIFYPFFKQQFFVKQQKVLAYTVLVYYGFTYFMTTIL, encoded by the coding sequence ATGATTTTTAACTCTATTATACCTTTACCTTATTATACACCATTATTTTATAATGTGTTATTGGTTATAATAATACTTGCATTCATAAGGTTACAAACAAACGGCTATGTTATACAAAATGTTAACAAAAAGGAAACCGCTTCATTAGTTTTATTAATTGTGGTGACGCTGTATATGGGGTTAAGACCAATAAGCGGTCGTTATTTTGGGGATATGAGAACTTATTATAATTATTTCAATCAATATGCTACTGGTGCAGATATTAGAATGTCAAAAGATATTTTATGGGATTTATTTATGAAACTCTCTAGTAGTATTATGTCTGCACAGTTATTTTTTCTATTATGTGCCGTATTATATATAGTACCTTTATACAGTGCTGTTAAAAAGTGGTTTGGTGTAGATAAATACTTTATTTTTTTAATGCTGCTTGCTTCTTTTTCTTTTTGGTCTTATGGTACTAATGGTATTCGGAATGGTATTGCAACCTCCTTATTTGTATTGGGTGTATCCTATACTAATTCTAAGTATTGGAAATATGGATTCTTTGTAATGGCATATTTTGTACATGGAAGTATGTTAATTCCCATAGCAGCCTATATATTGACAGTTTTTTATAAAAACTCTAAGCATTATTTAGTTGGTTGGTTGTTAAGTATTCCGTTATCACTTGTTTTTGGTGGCGCTATAGAATCTTTAATAATGTCAATAGGTTTGGGGGGAGAAAGAACAGGTTATTTAACAATGCAAGGTTTTGAAGATCAATTTTCTTCAACAGGTTTTCGTTGGGATTTTTTACTCTATAGTGCAGCAGCAGTATTTGCAGGTTATTATTTTATTATCAAAAGAGGTTTTAATGATACAGTATATATGCAGCTTTTTAATATGTATGTAACCGCTAATGCCTTTTGGATTTTAGTAATTCGTGCCGCCTTTTCTAACCGTTTTGCTTATTTGTCCTGGTTTTTAATGGCGATTGTTATTTTTTATCCTTTTTTTAAGCAACAATTTTTTGTAAAACAGCAAAAAGTACTGGCATATACCGTATTGGTGTATTATGGATTTACGTACTTTATGACAACAATTCTATAA
- a CDS encoding phenylacetate--CoA ligase family protein, which yields MKEKIYNFLPNIFQNILISAFNIFLYRKRYGGKYNYYLKQFTKNNKLTIQELKEIQTKKYEQFITSSVKKSNFYKSLYSAVVDFQSIKNIEQLPIVNKEMLRSNIDSIHTIAKAKGIVSKTGGTTGKSLEVIFSKDNMQERFAMLDNFRGNFGYRLGKKTAWFSGKNLLTQSDVNKNRFWKTDYWHKVRYYSTFHIKDAYLHYYVKNLIKYKPEYLVGFPSSILEIAKFGLINKYHFPEATVKAIFPTAETVTNEMRQVIETFFKTKMYNQYASSEGAPFIIECSKGNLHLELQSGVFEVLDEQDMPCKKGRLVVTSFTTYGTPLIRYDIGDSIELSDEVCTCGNNNPLVKEILGRVDDFIYSPKNGKINLGNISNTLKDTNGIVKFQVIQNFIDTLDISIIIDEHHFTKETETVFLKNWRDRVGLEMKINLNYVKKIDVEKSGKFRMVRNNIKHLILKNETNPN from the coding sequence ATGAAAGAAAAAATATATAATTTTTTACCTAATATTTTTCAAAATATATTGATAAGTGCTTTTAATATATTCTTATATAGAAAGCGTTATGGAGGGAAGTATAACTATTATTTAAAACAATTCACTAAAAACAACAAACTAACAATTCAAGAATTAAAAGAGATTCAAACTAAAAAATATGAACAATTTATTACTAGTTCTGTAAAAAAATCTAATTTTTATAAGTCATTATATAGTGCTGTTGTTGATTTTCAAAGTATTAAAAATATTGAGCAACTTCCCATTGTTAATAAAGAAATGTTGAGGTCAAATATTGATTCTATACATACTATAGCAAAAGCTAAAGGAATAGTCTCTAAAACAGGAGGGACAACGGGTAAATCGTTAGAAGTTATTTTTTCAAAAGATAATATGCAAGAGCGTTTTGCAATGTTAGATAATTTTCGAGGTAATTTTGGTTATCGTTTAGGTAAAAAAACAGCTTGGTTTTCCGGTAAAAACTTATTAACTCAGTCAGATGTAAATAAAAATAGATTTTGGAAAACAGATTATTGGCATAAGGTTAGGTATTATTCAACATTCCATATTAAAGATGCCTATTTACACTATTACGTAAAAAATTTAATAAAGTATAAACCAGAATATTTGGTAGGCTTTCCTTCTTCTATATTAGAGATTGCAAAGTTTGGTTTAATAAATAAGTATCATTTTCCGGAAGCTACAGTAAAAGCAATTTTTCCAACAGCAGAAACTGTTACAAATGAAATGAGGCAAGTAATTGAAACATTTTTTAAAACAAAGATGTACAATCAATATGCTTCTTCAGAAGGAGCTCCTTTTATTATTGAATGTTCAAAAGGGAACTTGCATTTAGAATTGCAAAGTGGAGTTTTTGAAGTTTTAGACGAGCAAGATATGCCTTGTAAAAAAGGGAGGTTGGTTGTTACATCTTTTACAACTTATGGAACACCATTAATTAGGTACGATATTGGAGATTCAATTGAATTATCTGATGAAGTTTGTACTTGTGGAAATAACAACCCGTTGGTAAAAGAAATTTTAGGGAGAGTTGATGATTTTATATATTCACCTAAAAATGGAAAGATTAATCTTGGTAATATTTCAAATACACTAAAAGATACAAACGGTATTGTAAAATTTCAAGTAATTCAAAACTTTATAGATACTCTTGATATTTCAATAATTATTGATGAACACCATTTTACTAAAGAAACTGAAACGGTTTTTCTTAAGAATTGGAGAGATCGTGTAGGTTTAGAAATGAAAATAAATCTAAATTATGTAAAAAAAATAGATGTTGAGAAAAGTGGTAAATTTAGAATGGTGAGAAATAATATAAAACATTTAATTTTAAAAAATGAAACCAACCCTAATTAG
- a CDS encoding glycosyltransferase yields MKKILFFVESLHCGGAERSLLSLLNNLDYSGYEVRLMVLKKGGEFEQFVPKHLTIESVAINLSLIARIKFKIARVLNFKEKTHNAQLFWKIAKNKVPKLDLDIDIAIAWGQGFATYFVAEKIMAKKKFAWVNIDFAKAGYNIKIDTPIYNKFDKIVGVSVFVKESMQKFIPPNKVISIRNIIDKDDILKRAEDKVSIKFSTDSINIVSIGRLAIQKGFELSVQAAKILSDLGFNFRWYIIGEGNERAYLEKLIKELNLENKFILLGFRDNPYPYVKMCDVYVQTSHFEGLGRTLIEASILNKPIVTTNFPTAYSILEQDKTGVITEMNSKSIAGGIEKIMTDLDFKNYLIKNLEEQQDNQKEKTLREVKNLIES; encoded by the coding sequence ATGAAGAAAATACTTTTTTTTGTTGAATCGTTGCATTGTGGAGGAGCTGAAAGAAGCTTGTTAAGTTTATTGAATAATCTTGATTACTCAGGCTACGAAGTACGTTTAATGGTGCTAAAAAAAGGAGGTGAATTTGAACAATTTGTTCCAAAACACTTAACAATTGAAAGTGTTGCTATTAATTTAAGTTTAATTGCTAGAATAAAGTTTAAAATAGCAAGAGTTCTAAATTTTAAAGAGAAAACACACAACGCTCAATTGTTTTGGAAAATAGCAAAGAATAAAGTTCCAAAATTAGACCTTGATATTGATATTGCAATAGCTTGGGGGCAAGGCTTTGCTACATATTTTGTTGCTGAAAAGATTATGGCAAAAAAGAAATTTGCATGGGTTAATATTGATTTTGCCAAGGCTGGTTATAATATTAAAATTGATACGCCGATATACAATAAGTTTGATAAAATAGTTGGAGTATCTGTATTTGTAAAAGAATCGATGCAAAAGTTTATACCACCCAATAAGGTAATTAGTATAAGAAATATAATAGATAAAGATGATATTTTAAAAAGAGCAGAAGATAAAGTATCTATTAAGTTTTCAACAGATAGTATTAATATTGTTTCTATAGGGAGACTTGCGATTCAAAAAGGTTTTGAATTATCAGTGCAAGCAGCCAAAATTCTTTCAGATTTAGGTTTTAATTTTCGTTGGTATATAATAGGAGAGGGTAATGAAAGAGCTTATTTAGAAAAATTAATTAAAGAACTTAATTTAGAAAATAAATTTATTCTACTTGGTTTTAGAGATAATCCGTACCCATACGTTAAAATGTGTGATGTTTATGTGCAAACTTCACATTTTGAAGGCTTAGGTAGAACACTAATTGAAGCTTCTATACTTAATAAACCAATAGTCACTACTAATTTTCCTACAGCGTATTCTATTTTAGAACAAGATAAAACAGGTGTAATTACTGAGATGAATTCAAAATCAATAGCAGGTGGTATAGAGAAAATTATGACAGATTTGGATTTTAAAAATTATTTAATAAAAAACTTAGAAGAACAACAAGACAATCAAAAAGAGAAAACTTTAAGGGAAGTTAAGAATCTTATAGAAAGTTAA
- a CDS encoding polysaccharide pyruvyl transferase family protein, protein MKIKTITCHEVYNYGASLQEFALLKYLEALGHTTEAIHYKPYYLSNHFNLWSVSPKYNTFPVKYIYLLAKLPGRIKALKRKKVFDTFSKKYIKTGNSIYKTNEELKNNLPIADTYICGSDQIWNSFFENGKDPAFYLDFVPDDKLKISYAASFAIDSIEAYLKPFVKEKVSRIHHVSVRETSGVTILNELDIENVAQVLDPVFLLSAKYWKETFIKKIDEKFIFVYDFDSNSFIKEIAIKLQQEKGYKIYTVNKNIKYATNNYWLKGPEFFLSLIANAQFVITNSFHAVAFSLIFEKQFVVVNRQEAINTRMRDLLALFDLNHVLITKNNITDTLNLIDYKSIRHKKQEAILSSKAFLINAIKN, encoded by the coding sequence ATGAAAATTAAAACCATTACTTGTCATGAAGTTTATAATTATGGTGCTAGTTTACAAGAGTTTGCCTTGCTAAAATACCTTGAAGCATTAGGGCATACAACGGAGGCAATCCATTATAAGCCCTATTATTTAAGTAATCATTTTAATTTATGGTCGGTTTCACCAAAATACAATACATTTCCTGTTAAGTACATTTATTTATTGGCTAAATTACCAGGAAGGATAAAAGCATTAAAACGTAAAAAGGTATTTGATACATTTTCAAAGAAATATATTAAAACCGGAAACAGTATATATAAAACTAATGAAGAGTTAAAAAATAACCTACCTATTGCAGATACGTATATTTGTGGCAGTGACCAAATTTGGAATTCTTTTTTTGAGAATGGAAAAGACCCTGCTTTTTATTTAGATTTTGTGCCAGATGATAAGTTGAAAATTTCGTATGCAGCAAGTTTTGCTATTGATAGTATTGAGGCGTACTTAAAACCATTTGTTAAAGAAAAGGTAAGTAGGATACACCATGTTTCTGTAAGAGAGACTTCTGGTGTAACTATATTAAATGAATTAGATATTGAAAATGTAGCACAGGTTTTAGACCCGGTATTCTTACTATCAGCCAAGTATTGGAAAGAAACCTTTATAAAAAAGATTGATGAAAAATTTATTTTTGTATACGATTTTGATTCTAATTCTTTTATTAAAGAGATAGCAATTAAGTTACAACAAGAAAAAGGGTATAAAATTTATACAGTAAATAAAAATATTAAGTATGCAACCAATAATTATTGGTTAAAAGGTCCTGAGTTTTTTTTATCATTAATTGCAAATGCGCAGTTTGTTATTACAAATTCGTTTCATGCAGTTGCTTTTTCATTAATTTTTGAAAAACAATTTGTAGTGGTAAATAGGCAAGAGGCAATTAATACCCGTATGCGAGATTTATTAGCTCTTTTTGATTTGAACCATGTATTAATTACTAAGAATAATATAACAGATACTTTAAATTTAATAGATTACAAATCTATTAGGCATAAAAAACAGGAAGCCATATTAAGTTCAAAAGCTTTTTTGATAAATGCTATCAAAAACTAA